The following proteins are encoded in a genomic region of Burkholderia stabilis:
- a CDS encoding aldehyde dehydrogenase, which translates to MSNESRAMTGEAPLRRYEHLYIDGAWVKPIDGELVESIDPATGQPWAIAPMGGPQDIDRAVAAARAAFNGTWRRTPGHERAALLRRLAERFSAAIPELAVIESRDNGNLVREHRASLAAQVQWYQWFASLADKAQGTTIPIDDSVHAFTTRVPIGVVGAIIPWNAPLLATCLKIGAALAAGCTVVVKPAEQTPVSALELARLVHEAGFPPGVFNVVPGYGRTAGAHLVQHPDVNKISFTGASQTARQMVRDGADNLKRFTFELGGKAPHILFADADIDNAINAATASAWRLTGQSCALGSRVLVERPIYDRVVDAFRTRAKSVRVGMPSIDSNHMGPQSHEAQLNKTLSYIEIGKQDGAELVAGGHRITTPELAAGYFVEPTVFAGVTNRMRVARDEIFGPVASLIPFDGEDEAIAIANDTPYGLTAGLWTRDVGRAHRVSGRIDAGMVWVNTYSFLRWSTPYGGFKASGWGRENGIDALDPYLETRTTVISTTGQFPNLYGD; encoded by the coding sequence ATGTCCAACGAATCACGCGCAATGACGGGTGAAGCACCCTTGCGCCGCTACGAGCACCTGTACATCGACGGCGCATGGGTGAAGCCGATCGACGGCGAGCTCGTCGAAAGCATCGATCCCGCCACCGGCCAGCCCTGGGCGATCGCGCCGATGGGCGGGCCGCAGGACATCGATCGCGCGGTTGCCGCGGCCCGCGCCGCATTCAACGGCACCTGGCGCCGCACGCCGGGACACGAGCGGGCCGCCCTGCTGCGCCGCCTCGCGGAGCGCTTCAGCGCGGCTATCCCCGAGCTGGCGGTCATCGAGTCGCGCGACAACGGCAATCTCGTGCGCGAGCACCGCGCGAGCCTGGCCGCTCAGGTGCAGTGGTATCAATGGTTCGCGTCGCTGGCTGACAAGGCACAAGGCACGACCATCCCGATCGACGACAGCGTTCATGCGTTCACGACGCGCGTCCCGATCGGCGTGGTGGGCGCGATCATTCCGTGGAACGCGCCGTTGCTCGCAACCTGCCTGAAGATCGGCGCCGCGCTCGCGGCCGGCTGCACCGTCGTCGTCAAGCCGGCCGAGCAAACGCCCGTGTCGGCGCTCGAACTCGCGCGCCTCGTTCACGAAGCGGGGTTTCCGCCGGGCGTGTTCAACGTCGTGCCCGGCTACGGGCGCACCGCCGGCGCGCATCTGGTCCAGCATCCGGATGTCAACAAGATCTCGTTTACGGGCGCCAGCCAGACCGCCAGACAGATGGTTCGCGACGGCGCCGACAATCTGAAGCGCTTCACGTTCGAACTCGGCGGCAAGGCGCCGCATATCCTCTTCGCGGACGCCGACATCGACAACGCGATCAATGCCGCCACCGCATCCGCATGGCGGCTGACCGGGCAGAGTTGCGCGCTCGGCTCGCGCGTGCTCGTCGAGCGGCCGATCTACGATCGCGTCGTCGATGCATTCCGCACGCGCGCGAAATCGGTGCGCGTCGGCATGCCGTCGATCGATTCGAATCACATGGGCCCGCAATCGCATGAGGCGCAGCTGAACAAAACGCTGTCGTACATCGAGATCGGCAAGCAGGATGGTGCGGAACTCGTCGCCGGCGGTCATCGCATAACGACGCCCGAACTCGCGGCCGGTTATTTCGTCGAGCCGACCGTGTTCGCCGGCGTGACGAACCGGATGCGCGTCGCCCGCGACGAGATCTTCGGCCCGGTGGCGTCGCTGATTCCGTTCGACGGCGAAGACGAAGCCATCGCGATCGCGAACGACACGCCATACGGCCTGACCGCGGGCCTGTGGACCCGCGATGTCGGCCGCGCGCATCGCGTATCCGGCCGCATCGACGCGGGCATGGTGTGGGTCAACACCTACTCGTTCCTGCGCTGGTCGACGCCGTACGGCGGTTTCAAGGCGAGCGGCTGGGGGCGCGAAAACGGGATCGACGCGCTCGATCCGTATCTGGAAACCCGGACGACGGTGATCAGCACGACGGGGCAGTTTCCGAACCTTTACGGGGATTGA
- a CDS encoding LysR family transcriptional regulator, translating into MLPSLAWFARVAHHRSFTKAAAEVGASRANLSQNVKALERRLNVKLLYRTTRDMSLTEEGQRLYDVWYPALVAVERTVDALHDARDEPSGLIRMNTSRVAAKTLIEPHLEEFSTRFPALGLELVMNDSLANIVADGCDVGIRIGESLAPHMIAVPITPSLEMAVVGTPAYFKRYGEPVTPADLTEHNCLRFRQVSGAIHPWEFTSPEEPGHGFAVEPRGSITTNDDDGMIRAALQNVGLIQHIDIAVQQHLNSGALIRVLRPWCKPFAGFYVYAPTRTQMPTKVRALIDFLVEKREAIAASRVSESTLRAR; encoded by the coding sequence TTGCTCCCGTCCCTCGCGTGGTTTGCCCGCGTCGCCCACCATCGCAGTTTCACGAAAGCGGCGGCCGAGGTGGGCGCGTCGCGCGCGAATCTCTCGCAGAACGTGAAGGCGCTCGAGCGTCGGCTGAACGTCAAGCTGCTGTATCGAACGACCCGCGACATGTCGCTGACCGAGGAAGGGCAACGGCTCTACGACGTGTGGTACCCCGCATTGGTCGCGGTCGAAAGGACCGTGGACGCGCTGCACGACGCACGCGACGAGCCTTCCGGCCTGATTCGTATGAACACATCGCGCGTCGCGGCCAAGACCCTGATCGAGCCACATCTGGAGGAGTTCAGTACGCGCTTTCCAGCACTCGGCCTTGAATTGGTCATGAACGACAGCCTGGCCAACATCGTGGCGGACGGATGCGATGTCGGCATTCGCATCGGCGAGAGCCTTGCGCCGCACATGATTGCCGTACCGATTACGCCGTCGTTGGAGATGGCGGTGGTCGGCACGCCGGCTTATTTCAAGCGCTACGGCGAACCCGTGACGCCGGCCGATCTGACCGAACACAATTGCCTGCGCTTCCGGCAGGTCAGTGGCGCGATTCATCCGTGGGAGTTCACGTCGCCGGAAGAGCCGGGGCACGGGTTCGCGGTGGAGCCGCGGGGCAGCATCACCACTAACGATGACGACGGAATGATCCGGGCAGCGTTACAGAATGTCGGGCTCATCCAGCACATCGACATCGCCGTGCAACAGCATCTGAACTCGGGCGCGCTGATACGCGTGTTGCGGCCATGGTGCAAACCCTTCGCGGGCTTCTACGTCTATGCGCCGACGCGCACACAGATGCCGACCAAGGTCAGGGCGCTCATCGATTTCCTGGTGGAGAAGCGGGAAGCGATTGCGGCTTCCCGCGTTTCCGAATCGACGCTCCGCGCTCGTTGA
- a CDS encoding alpha/beta hydrolase, with translation MKSVKIKHVYWDIAANLYFPPNFDEGKKYPAIISAHPIGSCKEQTSGNVYGEALAKEGFVVIAFDASFQGDSGGEPRYTEDPTLRVEDFRVVCDYLVTLPYVDEDRIGVLGICGGGGYSINAAMTERRIKAVGTVTGANYGRLMREGFSNYDPIAALEAMAKQRTAEARGAALRVDDLLPPSPEAAKEAGLTEVDVYGATEYYRSDRGRAPNGVNRALYSHQAVAVGWDAFHLCETLLTQPLMVVVGDQVGAFGAYRDGCEIIGRAASKKKELVVVAGWSHYDLYDKPEPVGQALAKLIPFYKENL, from the coding sequence ATGAAAAGCGTCAAGATCAAGCATGTGTACTGGGATATCGCCGCCAACCTCTACTTCCCGCCGAATTTCGATGAAGGTAAAAAATACCCGGCCATCATCAGCGCGCATCCGATCGGCAGCTGCAAGGAGCAAACCTCGGGCAACGTGTATGGCGAAGCGCTGGCCAAGGAAGGCTTCGTCGTCATCGCATTCGACGCCAGCTTCCAGGGCGATAGCGGTGGCGAGCCGCGTTACACCGAAGATCCGACGTTGCGCGTCGAGGATTTCCGCGTCGTCTGCGACTACCTCGTGACGCTTCCGTACGTCGACGAAGACCGCATCGGCGTGCTGGGCATCTGCGGTGGCGGCGGCTATTCGATCAATGCCGCCATGACCGAGCGCCGCATCAAGGCGGTGGGCACCGTCACGGGCGCCAACTACGGCCGCCTGATGCGCGAAGGCTTCAGCAACTACGACCCGATCGCCGCCCTCGAGGCCATGGCCAAACAGCGCACGGCCGAAGCGCGCGGTGCGGCCTTGCGCGTGGACGATCTGCTGCCCCCGTCGCCCGAGGCCGCGAAGGAAGCCGGCCTGACGGAAGTCGATGTCTACGGTGCGACCGAATACTATCGTTCGGATCGCGGCCGTGCGCCGAACGGCGTGAACCGCGCGCTGTATTCGCACCAGGCCGTCGCCGTGGGCTGGGATGCGTTCCACCTGTGCGAAACGCTGCTCACCCAGCCGCTGATGGTGGTGGTGGGCGATCAGGTCGGTGCGTTCGGCGCCTACCGTGACGGCTGCGAAATCATCGGTCGCGCGGCATCGAAGAAGAAGGAGCTGGTGGTCGTCGCCGGTTGGTCGCACTACGATTTGTACGACAAGCCCGAGCCCGTCGGCCAGGCGCTGGCAAAGCTGATTCCGTTCTACAAGGAAAACCTGTAA
- a CDS encoding SDR family oxidoreductase, which produces MTKVLVLGASGQIARWAVQMLGVKHGVEQTLLVRDPKKLAGNEPANASVVIGDVLDKKLLPRIMEGQDVVYANLAGDVDTQTEHILATMKATGVKRLIFVNSLGIYDEVPGKFGEWNRREIGQYLPPYRRSADLIEASDSDYTILRAAWLQDKDEVDYEITARDEPFKGTEISRKSVAALVAELVEHPDRLVRANVGVNKPGTDGDKPAFV; this is translated from the coding sequence ATGACCAAGGTACTGGTCCTCGGCGCAAGCGGGCAAATCGCCCGCTGGGCCGTACAAATGCTGGGTGTGAAGCACGGCGTCGAGCAAACGCTCCTCGTGCGCGATCCCAAAAAGCTGGCCGGCAACGAGCCTGCCAATGCGAGCGTCGTGATCGGCGACGTGCTGGACAAAAAACTGCTGCCGCGAATCATGGAAGGGCAAGACGTCGTGTATGCCAACCTGGCCGGCGACGTGGATACGCAAACCGAACATATCCTGGCCACGATGAAAGCGACCGGCGTCAAGCGGCTGATCTTCGTCAACTCGCTCGGCATCTACGACGAGGTGCCCGGAAAATTCGGCGAATGGAACCGCCGGGAGATCGGACAGTATCTGCCGCCCTATCGCCGATCCGCCGATCTGATCGAGGCGTCGGACTCGGATTACACCATTCTTCGTGCCGCCTGGCTGCAAGACAAGGATGAGGTGGACTACGAGATCACCGCACGCGACGAACCGTTCAAGGGCACCGAGATTTCCCGCAAGAGCGTGGCCGCACTGGTGGCCGAGCTGGTCGAACATCCCGACCGGCTGGTGCGCGCCAACGTCGGCGTCAACAAGCCGGGAACCGACGGCGACAAGCCCGCTTTCGTCTGA
- a CDS encoding NAD-dependent epimerase/dehydratase family protein: MKVIVFGASGMVGQGVLRECLLAPDVESVLVVGRSALTMQHPILQQLVRPDLFDYADIEARFDGYDACFFCLGVSASETDEAGFVRINHDLPLAVGQVLVRRHAAMVFVYVSGGGTDSTERGPVMWARVKGKTENALQRLGFRAVYLFRPGFILPLNGEQSKTRMLRLLYSYLGWAFAMLRKLFPEKILDTVRMGQAMLQIARHGNDTAVVESADISRLAATARVATPAAGKRIADTPGK, from the coding sequence ATGAAAGTCATCGTGTTCGGCGCCTCGGGGATGGTCGGTCAGGGCGTGCTGCGCGAGTGTCTGCTGGCGCCGGACGTCGAGTCGGTTCTGGTCGTCGGGCGCAGCGCGTTGACGATGCAGCATCCCATATTGCAGCAACTCGTACGCCCGGATCTGTTCGACTACGCCGATATCGAAGCGCGATTCGACGGTTATGACGCGTGCTTCTTCTGCCTCGGCGTATCCGCAAGCGAAACCGATGAAGCCGGCTTCGTCCGAATCAATCACGATTTGCCGCTCGCAGTCGGCCAGGTTCTGGTGCGCCGTCACGCCGCCATGGTGTTCGTCTACGTATCAGGCGGCGGCACCGATTCCACCGAACGAGGCCCCGTCATGTGGGCGCGTGTCAAAGGCAAGACGGAAAACGCGCTACAGCGCCTGGGATTCCGCGCGGTCTATCTGTTTCGCCCCGGCTTCATTCTTCCGCTGAACGGCGAACAATCCAAGACGCGCATGCTCCGGCTGCTCTACTCGTATCTGGGGTGGGCCTTTGCAATGTTGCGAAAGCTGTTTCCCGAAAAGATCCTCGACACGGTACGCATGGGGCAAGCGATGTTGCAGATTGCGCGGCATGGAAACGACACCGCCGTGGTCGAAAGCGCCGACATCAGCCGGCTTGCCGCAACTGCAAGGGTTGCGACGCCAGCAGCGGGAAAACGCATCGCCGATACCCCCGGCAAATAG
- a CDS encoding H-NS histone family protein, with the protein MSGYRELKAQADELMKRVEEARLAELEAVIQEVRTRVAEYGLTAGQIFGRPGGAAKTTPRKRASSPRYRDPKTGATWSGRGREPGWIKGGRRDRFLIERDAG; encoded by the coding sequence ATGTCCGGTTATCGCGAATTGAAGGCGCAAGCCGATGAATTGATGAAGCGAGTCGAGGAAGCCCGACTCGCCGAACTCGAGGCCGTCATACAGGAGGTTCGCACCCGGGTCGCCGAATATGGGCTGACCGCCGGACAGATCTTCGGCCGCCCCGGCGGCGCCGCGAAAACGACGCCGCGAAAGCGGGCATCGTCACCCCGCTATCGCGACCCCAAGACCGGCGCGACGTGGAGCGGGCGCGGTCGCGAGCCCGGCTGGATCAAAGGCGGCCGCCGCGACCGGTTCCTGATCGAGCGCGATGCCGGTTGA
- a CDS encoding flagellar transcriptional regulator FlhD has product MTGQGDIFDAIAEFNRAYLVLAQRILRIDYEQGKRQLGIPDEIAASIDALTPDQIDELASSGELVCEFRTENAPGRA; this is encoded by the coding sequence ATGACTGGACAGGGCGATATCTTCGATGCCATCGCGGAATTCAACCGCGCATATCTCGTGCTCGCGCAGCGCATATTGCGTATCGACTACGAACAAGGAAAGCGGCAATTGGGTATCCCGGATGAAATTGCCGCTTCGATTGATGCGTTGACGCCGGATCAGATCGATGAGCTCGCGTCCAGCGGCGAGTTGGTTTGTGAATTTCGCACGGAAAACGCGCCAGGCCGCGCGTAA
- the galU gene encoding UTP--glucose-1-phosphate uridylyltransferase GalU has protein sequence MLKVTKAVFPVAGLGTRFLPATKASPKEMLPVVDKPLIQYAVEEAIDAGITEMIFVTGRSKRAIEDHFDKSYEIEAELEARGKEKLLSLVRSIKPSHVDCFYVRQAEALGLGHAVLCAEKLVGDQPFAVILADDLLDGPRPVLRQMIDVFDHYHASVVGVEEIPPEASKSYGVIDGKRWEDNLFKLSGIVEKPEPAKAPSNFGVVGRYVLKPKVFEHLRALRPGAGGELQLTDAIQSLLSDEQVLAHRYDGTRFDCGSKLGYLKATVEFALRHPEVAADFESYLATRMSALLVA, from the coding sequence ATGTTGAAAGTGACGAAAGCGGTATTTCCGGTCGCCGGTCTAGGCACGCGATTTCTGCCGGCGACCAAAGCCAGCCCGAAAGAAATGCTGCCGGTCGTGGACAAGCCGCTGATTCAATATGCGGTCGAGGAAGCGATCGACGCGGGCATCACCGAAATGATTTTCGTGACCGGCCGCAGCAAGCGCGCGATCGAAGACCACTTCGACAAATCCTATGAGATCGAGGCCGAACTCGAAGCGCGCGGCAAGGAGAAGCTGCTGTCGCTGGTTCGCAGCATCAAGCCGAGCCACGTCGACTGCTTCTACGTGCGCCAGGCCGAAGCGCTGGGGCTCGGCCATGCCGTGCTGTGCGCGGAGAAGCTGGTCGGCGACCAGCCGTTCGCGGTGATCCTCGCCGACGACCTGCTCGACGGTCCGAGGCCCGTGCTGCGCCAGATGATCGACGTGTTCGATCACTATCACGCGTCGGTGGTCGGCGTGGAGGAAATTCCGCCCGAGGCATCGAAGTCGTACGGCGTGATCGACGGCAAGCGCTGGGAGGACAACCTGTTCAAGCTGTCCGGGATCGTCGAGAAGCCGGAGCCGGCGAAGGCGCCGTCGAATTTCGGCGTGGTGGGCCGCTACGTGCTGAAGCCGAAGGTGTTCGAGCATCTGCGCGCGCTGCGGCCCGGTGCCGGCGGCGAACTGCAGTTGACGGACGCGATCCAGTCGCTGCTCTCGGACGAGCAGGTGCTCGCCCATCGCTACGACGGCACGCGTTTCGATTGCGGCAGCAAGCTCGGCTATCTGAAGGCGACGGTCGAGTTCGCGCTGCGGCATCCGGAGGTGGCCGCGGATTTCGAAAGCTATCTGGCCACGCGCATGTCGGCGCTGCTGGTCGCCTGA
- a CDS encoding phosphatase PAP2 family protein, giving the protein MWTAVSDLGDAAMTLPLAVVCIAWLTRSTAGRRHAVSWALMLAAGMALVGATKILYAGCGLQIRSIDFRVISGHTMLASAVWPMTCVLVLNGGAHLRAGASLSLGLALGALIGVARVFDDAHTPSEVVVGWLVGSTVALAFEWRHGAPCVDARYRALVAGSLLAVSAIAYGRHAPIQTAIELYSPFLCGRFALPP; this is encoded by the coding sequence GTGTGGACCGCCGTCAGCGATCTCGGCGACGCGGCAATGACGCTGCCGCTGGCCGTCGTGTGCATCGCCTGGCTCACGCGCTCGACGGCCGGCCGGCGTCACGCGGTGTCATGGGCGCTGATGCTCGCGGCCGGCATGGCGCTCGTCGGCGCCACCAAGATCCTGTACGCCGGCTGCGGGCTCCAGATCCGCTCGATCGATTTCCGCGTGATCAGCGGGCACACGATGCTCGCGTCGGCGGTCTGGCCGATGACCTGCGTGCTGGTGTTGAACGGCGGCGCGCACCTGCGGGCGGGCGCGTCGCTGTCGCTCGGACTCGCGCTCGGCGCGCTGATCGGCGTCGCGCGCGTGTTCGACGACGCGCACACGCCGTCGGAAGTCGTCGTCGGCTGGCTCGTCGGCTCGACGGTCGCGCTGGCGTTCGAATGGCGGCATGGCGCGCCGTGTGTCGACGCGCGGTATCGCGCGCTCGTCGCCGGCTCGCTGCTGGCCGTGTCGGCCATCGCGTATGGCCGTCATGCGCCGATTCAGACGGCGATCGAGCTGTATTCGCCGTTTTTGTGCGGGCGGTTCGCTCTGCCACCGTGA
- a CDS encoding sialidase family protein — protein MKRSLIAAVCLCCAAMAAHAESVPRPPGEVIAHSRAATRVYLGSPSLAVLPNGDYVASFDTFGAASAQNRVSVFTSHDKGATWIRLDDVPDQYWSSLFVLNGALYLMGTNRSMGTPSIRRSDDGGASWTTPVDASTGLLPYPGRFITGPVPVLVDRGRVWRAYESVEDGDLRALVMSAPADRDLLDARNWRVSAHLPSDTHWLGGKFQSWEEGNVVGKPGSAPAVVLRVNTANGPEKAALLATSDDGRTLSFDPARDFVDLPGAGKKFTIRFDPQSKQYWTITNAVPKSVGRMNLERVRNTLVLLSSPDLRQWTARRIVLQHADTKRHGFQYVDWQFDGSDLVAVLRVAFDDPEGGAGSQHDSNFITFLRVRGFRQDAASAALTQSLQ, from the coding sequence ATGAAACGATCGCTCATCGCGGCGGTTTGCCTGTGCTGCGCGGCGATGGCGGCACACGCGGAATCCGTCCCCCGGCCGCCCGGCGAGGTGATCGCGCACAGCCGCGCCGCCACGCGCGTGTATCTGGGATCGCCGTCACTGGCCGTGCTGCCGAACGGCGACTATGTCGCGAGCTTCGACACGTTCGGCGCCGCGTCGGCGCAGAACCGGGTGTCCGTGTTCACGTCGCACGACAAGGGCGCGACCTGGATCAGGCTCGACGACGTGCCGGACCAGTACTGGTCGTCGCTGTTCGTGCTGAACGGCGCGCTCTACCTGATGGGCACCAACCGCTCGATGGGCACGCCGTCGATTCGCCGCTCCGACGACGGCGGCGCGTCGTGGACCACGCCGGTCGACGCGTCCACCGGGCTGCTGCCGTATCCGGGGCGCTTCATCACCGGGCCGGTGCCGGTTCTCGTCGATCGCGGACGCGTCTGGCGCGCGTATGAAAGCGTCGAGGACGGCGACCTGCGCGCGCTGGTGATGTCCGCGCCCGCCGATCGCGACCTGCTCGACGCGCGCAACTGGCGCGTGTCCGCGCATCTGCCGTCGGACACGCACTGGCTCGGCGGCAAGTTCCAGTCGTGGGAAGAAGGCAACGTGGTCGGCAAACCAGGCAGCGCGCCGGCGGTCGTGCTGCGCGTGAACACCGCGAACGGCCCGGAGAAGGCCGCGCTGCTGGCGACGAGCGACGACGGCCGCACGCTGTCGTTCGACCCGGCACGCGATTTCGTCGACCTGCCGGGCGCCGGCAAGAAGTTCACGATTCGCTTCGATCCGCAGTCGAAGCAATACTGGACGATCACGAACGCGGTGCCGAAAAGCGTCGGGCGGATGAACCTCGAGCGGGTCCGCAACACGCTGGTGCTGCTGTCGTCGCCCGATCTTCGGCAATGGACCGCCCGGCGCATCGTGTTGCAACACGCCGACACGAAACGGCACGGCTTCCAGTACGTCGACTGGCAATTCGACGGCAGCGACCTCGTCGCGGTGCTCCGCGTCGCGTTCGACGACCCGGAAGGCGGCGCAGGCAGCCAGCACGACTCGAACTTCATCACGTTCCTGCGCGTGCGCGGGTTTCGCCAGGACGCCGCGTCCGCTGCGCTGACGCAAAGCCTGCAATAA
- a CDS encoding KpsF/GutQ family sugar-phosphate isomerase: MTRQNHIESARQVFEIESRALAGVAARLDANFEEAVELILASRARVVVCGMGKSGIVGRKIAATLSSTGTPAFFMHPGEAYHGDLGMVTPDDTFLAISNSGETDEVIKLIPFLRGNGNDLIALTGNPVSTLASAARVHLDIGVEREACPLQLAPTASTTATLAMGDALAVTLMRARGFLPEHFARFHPGGSLGRRLLSTVDDEMARGNLPFVTEDMSTLDVLDAMTRGRLGLAIVRRDPGWGIVTDGDIRRAIERHGDGVLRRTAADMMSIEPSTVRPGTRVEDALELMQQQRIGALLVVDGGEVVGVFKK, from the coding sequence ATGACGCGACAGAACCATATTGAATCCGCCCGGCAGGTCTTCGAGATCGAGTCGCGGGCATTGGCCGGCGTGGCTGCGCGGCTCGACGCGAATTTCGAGGAAGCGGTCGAGCTGATCCTCGCGTCGCGGGCGCGCGTCGTCGTGTGCGGGATGGGCAAGTCCGGCATCGTCGGCAGGAAGATCGCCGCGACGCTGTCGAGTACCGGCACGCCCGCCTTCTTCATGCATCCGGGCGAGGCTTATCACGGCGATCTCGGCATGGTGACGCCGGACGACACGTTTCTCGCGATTTCGAATTCGGGCGAAACGGACGAGGTGATCAAGCTGATTCCGTTCCTGCGCGGCAACGGCAACGACCTGATCGCGCTGACGGGCAATCCCGTGTCGACGCTCGCGAGCGCCGCGCGGGTCCATCTGGACATCGGCGTCGAACGCGAGGCGTGCCCGCTGCAGCTCGCGCCGACCGCGTCGACGACGGCGACGCTCGCGATGGGCGATGCGCTGGCCGTCACGCTGATGCGGGCGCGCGGCTTCCTGCCGGAACACTTCGCGCGCTTCCATCCGGGCGGCTCGCTCGGCCGCCGGCTGTTGTCCACGGTCGACGACGAAATGGCGCGCGGGAACCTGCCGTTCGTGACGGAGGACATGTCGACGCTCGACGTGCTGGACGCGATGACGCGCGGGCGGCTCGGGCTCGCGATCGTCAGGCGCGACCCCGGCTGGGGGATCGTGACCGACGGCGACATCCGCCGCGCGATCGAACGGCATGGCGACGGTGTATTGCGGCGCACGGCGGCCGACATGATGTCGATCGAGCCGTCCACGGTGCGGCCCGGCACGCGGGTCGAGGATGCTTTGGAGTTGATGCAGCAGCAGCGGATCGGCGCGCTGCTGGTGGTCGACGGCGGCGAAGTCGTCGGCGTGTTCAAGAAATAG
- the kdsB gene encoding 3-deoxy-manno-octulosonate cytidylyltransferase, giving the protein MTSFNSARPVRVVIPARYGSTRLPGKPLVDLDGEPMIVRVHARVRRALPDADIVVAIDDARIADVLDARGIRFAMTDTGHESGTDRAAEVARVSGWPDTDAVLNVQGDEPLVPTALLKAFAGFCGAAPELGVATVACPVGEAALLDEPAIVKLVVDCRGRALYFSRAAIPFCRDGRPAGANGSNDPNGGVFLRHIGLYGYANATLQTLASTAPCELEQLERLEQLRALWLGMPIDVMRWPDAPPPGIDTPDDVARVVSLLKRQTHDATEPY; this is encoded by the coding sequence ATGACGTCGTTCAATAGCGCTCGCCCGGTGCGCGTCGTGATTCCGGCCCGGTATGGTTCGACGCGGTTGCCGGGCAAGCCGCTCGTCGATCTGGACGGCGAACCGATGATCGTCCGGGTGCACGCGCGCGTGCGCCGCGCGCTGCCCGATGCCGACATCGTCGTCGCGATCGACGACGCACGCATCGCCGATGTGCTCGATGCGCGCGGCATCCGGTTCGCGATGACCGACACCGGTCATGAATCCGGCACCGACCGCGCGGCGGAAGTCGCGCGCGTGTCCGGCTGGCCCGATACCGATGCGGTGCTCAACGTGCAGGGCGACGAACCGCTCGTGCCGACGGCGCTGCTGAAGGCATTCGCCGGCTTCTGCGGCGCGGCGCCCGAGCTTGGCGTCGCGACCGTCGCATGCCCGGTCGGCGAGGCCGCGCTGCTCGACGAGCCGGCGATCGTCAAGCTCGTCGTCGACTGCCGCGGCCGTGCGCTGTACTTCTCGCGCGCGGCGATCCCGTTCTGCCGCGACGGGCGGCCGGCGGGGGCCAACGGTTCGAATGATCCGAATGGCGGCGTATTCCTGCGTCACATCGGCCTCTACGGCTATGCGAATGCAACGTTGCAGACGCTGGCGAGCACGGCGCCGTGCGAACTCGAGCAACTGGAGAGGCTCGAGCAGTTGCGCGCGCTCTGGCTCGGCATGCCGATCGACGTGATGCGCTGGCCCGACGCACCGCCCCCCGGCATCGATACGCCCGACGACGTCGCCCGTGTCGTCTCCCTTCTCAAACGGCAAACCCATGACGCGACAGAACCATATTGA
- a CDS encoding KdsC family phosphatase, with protein sequence MSGATYRGPVRLVLFDVDGVLTDGLLHVTHEGEFMKSFHAHDGVAVALLRAHGIRTGILSGKHSGALTWRAAQLGVDVLVSGCDDKGAGYADIKARQRVDDHEVAYVGDDVNDLAVIERVGVSYAPADAHRLVRVRVDHVARTAGGRGVAREVAEHLLMDAGLSLDDAYRPLLEQWSGHDVVQ encoded by the coding sequence GTGAGCGGCGCGACGTATCGCGGGCCCGTGCGCCTGGTGCTGTTCGACGTCGACGGCGTGCTGACCGACGGCCTGCTGCACGTGACGCACGAAGGCGAGTTCATGAAGAGCTTCCACGCGCACGACGGCGTCGCGGTCGCGCTGCTGCGCGCGCACGGAATCCGCACCGGCATCCTGTCGGGCAAGCACAGCGGCGCGCTGACGTGGCGGGCGGCGCAGCTCGGCGTCGACGTGCTCGTGAGCGGCTGCGACGACAAGGGCGCAGGCTATGCGGACATCAAGGCGCGACAACGGGTCGACGATCACGAGGTCGCGTATGTCGGCGACGACGTGAACGATCTCGCGGTCATCGAACGTGTCGGCGTGTCGTATGCGCCGGCCGATGCCCATCGGCTCGTGCGCGTGCGCGTCGACCATGTCGCGCGCACGGCCGGCGGTCGTGGCGTCGCGCGCGAGGTGGCCGAGCATCTGCTGATGGATGCCGGGCTGTCGCTCGACGACGCGTACCGGCCGTTGCTCGAACAATGGAGCGGCCATGACGTCGTTCAATAG